In Heliangelus exortis chromosome 18, bHelExo1.hap1, whole genome shotgun sequence, a single genomic region encodes these proteins:
- the ADM gene encoding pro-adrenomedullin codes for MKLLHVALLYVGSVTFFGVDAVKVDVATEFKRKWTKWALSRAKRDMKPSVALRGLGAAAEVQPLIRTQDVREDPRVSHPSSREDAHIRVKRYRQSINSFPHFQAIRTGCRFGTCTVQKLAHQIYQLTDKDKDDTAPPNKISPQGYGRRRRSLPERRSPDRFPWAGRRPRTRRAQTLAPVLGI; via the exons ATGAAGCTACTTCACGTAGCCCTGCTTTATGTCGGCTCTGTGACCTTCTTCGGGGTGGATGCTGTAAAGGTGGACGTAGCGACGGAGTTCAAAAGAAA ATGGACGAAATGGGCATTGAGCCGAGCCAAGCGGGACATGAAGCCTTCGGTAGCTCTCCGAGGGCTGGGGGCAGCCGCCGAGGTGCAGCCCCTCATACGGACCCAGGACGTGAGGGAGGATCCCCGAGTCTCGCATCCCAG CAGCCGGGAGGATGCTCACATCCGCGTCAAGCGCTACCGCCAGAGCATTAACAGTTTCCCTCACTTCCAAGCCATCCGCACGGGGTGCCGGTTCGGGACATGCACGGTGCAGAAGCTGGCCCACCAGATCTACCAGCTGACGGACAAGGATAAGGACGATACCGCTCCCCCCAACAAGATCAGCCCCCAGGGCTACGGCCGCAGGCGCCGCTCCCTGCCCGAACGCCGCAGCCCGGACCGCTTCCCTTGGGCCGGGCGGCGCCCCCGGACGCGGCGGGCGCAGACCCTCGCCCCTGTTCTGGGGATCTGA
- the LOC139804800 gene encoding uncharacterized protein — protein MAERSPARASPPLLLLLMLRRQLPGGSASSPLRPPQEKRHHLSHVGGAGALCACAPPRPLRRLSGGTAPLPLGVTPANPLASQLARSGICLLAVCLCSLSTHGAGCPQHFLPICTQRKSRVPERDLTSPPSAGTCPERGGRERHRIRLVSEKRKHSSAFKAIALSPPPPRPELSLGIETEHFQDVSCLRFIRDVRNMPPRREVGPRGCRGAQGPTGLSGGARQPSSGAGISSPGLSSHNSRRPGVCPQMSRQRRREEVGLGCPALPDPAGCRVLLVDMGSLFHAASAGDGGQQLGVILLASARWSGHNAVAVRALHRAAISK, from the exons ATGGCTGAGAGAAGCCCGGCTCGGGCTTCAccacccctgctgctgctactgatGCTGCGGCGGCAGCTCCCGGGAGGTTCAGCATCCTCCCCTCTGCGCCCGCCACAAGAGAAGCGGCACCACCTCAGCCATGTTGGAGGCGCGGGCGCGCTGTGCGCCTGCGCGCCGCCGAGACCGCTGCGCC GGCTCTCCGGCGGCACAGCCCCGCTGCCTTTAGGGGTCACACCCGCCAACCCCCTCGCCTCGCAGCTTGCCCGCAGTGGGATTTGTCTCCTCGCAGTCTGCCTGTGCAGCCTCTCTACCCATGGCGCAGGGTGTCCGCAACACTTTCTCCCGATCTGCACGCAAAGGAAAAGTCGGGTGCCTGAGCGGGACTTGACCTCACCGCCCTCCGCAGGAACCTGTCCTGAGAGAGGCGGCCGGGAAAGGCATCGCATTCGCTTAgtttctgagaaaagaaaacacagtagCGCATTTAAGGCCATCGCactctcccccccaccccctcgcCCCGAGCTCAGCCTCGGAATCGAGACTGAACATTTCCAGGATGTTTCCTGTTTACGTTTTATCCGGGATGTGCGGAACATGCCGCCGCGGAGGGAAGTCGGCCCGCGCGGCTGTCGGGGCGCTCAAGGCCCGACGGGGCTCTCCGGCGGTGCCCGGCAACCGAGTAGCGGGGCAGGGATTTCATCCCCCGGCCTTTCCTCACATAACAGCCGCCGCCCTGGGGTCTGTCCCCAGATGTCGCGGCAGCGGCGCCGAGAGGAGGTTGGCCTgggctgccctgctctgcccgATCCTGCCGGCTGCCGCGTCCTCTTGGTCGATATGGGTTCCCTCTTCCATGCTGCTAGCGCGGGTGACGGCGGGCAGCAACTCGGCGTAATCCTCCTGGCCTCAGCGCGCTGGTCTGGGCACAACGCGGTGGCTGTCCGAGCACTCCACAGGGCAGCTATTT CAAAGTAG